A stretch of Megalobrama amblycephala isolate DHTTF-2021 linkage group LG14, ASM1881202v1, whole genome shotgun sequence DNA encodes these proteins:
- the LOC125245832 gene encoding gastrula zinc finger protein XlCGF57.1-like — protein MMAFIKVESEDIKIEFIKEESEDVKIEKEFRVKQEETDEQTDLMALKEETEVLNEMEEKDQHKSHPGLITGENTSSQKIVQKTGTRSHFICQQCGKSFNRKGNLKDHMRIHTGEKCFTCHQCEISFTLKKNLNRHMKIHTEEKPYTCPQCGKGFDQRVNLKVHMKDHTGEKPYMCTQCGKSFFQKGHFKEHLRIHTGESHFICQQCGKSFTQKGSLNRHMRIHIGEKPFTCLQCGKRFTQHGNLEVHMVVHTGEKLYTCQKCEKSFNRKGNLNAHMRIHTTESLFTCQQCGKGFTLKGSLKKHMSIHTREEPYTCPQCGKSFNEKGHFKVHLRIHSGEKPYMCLQCGKSCNEKGHFEDHMKIHTVEKSFTCQQCGISFNHKGNLDRHMRIHSGEKPFKCGHCEETFRYKVTLKYHIRVHV, from the exons ATGATGGCGTTTATTAAAGTGGAGAGTGAAGACATAAAgattgagtttattaaagaggagagcgAAGATGTGAAGATTGAAAAAGAATTTAGAGTGAAACAAGAAGAAACTGatgaacaaacag ACCTGATGGCACTGAAAGAGGAGACTGAAGTACTGAATGAAATGGAAGAGAAAGATCAACATAAAAGTCATCCTGGTCTTATAACTGGGGAAAATACTTCCTCACAAAAAATAGTTCAGAAGACAGGAACTAGAAGTCACTTCAtttgccaacagtgtggaaagagtttcaacagaaaaggaaaccttaaagaccacatgagaattcacactggagagaaatgTTTCACCTGTCATCAGTGTGAAATTAGTTTCACtctgaaaaaaaaccttaacaggcacatgaaaattcacactgaagagaaaccttacacatgccctcagtgtggaaagggtTTTGATCAGCGTgtaaaccttaaagtccacatgaaagatcacactggagagaaaccctacatgtgcactcagtgtggaaagagtttctttCAAAAAGGACACTTTAAAGAACAcctgagaattcacactggagaaagcCATTTcatctgccaacagtgtggaaagagtttcactcagAAAGGAAGTCTTAACAGGCATATGAGAATTCACattggagagaagcctttcacatgcctccagtgtggaaagagattcACTCAACATGGAAACCTTGAAGTCCACATGgtagttcacactggagagaagcttTACACTTGCCAAAAGTGTGAAAAAAGTTTCAACcgaaaaggaaaccttaatgctcacatgagaattcacactacAGAGAGCcttttcacctgccaacagtgtggaaaaggTTTCACTCTGAAAGGAAGCCTTAAAAAGCACATGAGCATTCACACTAGAGAAGAGCCTTATacatgccctcagtgtggaaagagtttcaatgaAAAAGGACACTTTAAAGTCCACTTGAGAATTCACTCTGGAGAGAAACCCTACATGtgccttcagtgtggaaagagttgcAATGAAAAAGGACACTTTGAAGaccacatgaaaattcacactgtAGAGAAgtctttcacctgccaacaatgtggaataAGTTTCAATCATAAAGGAAACCTTGACaggcacatgagaattcactcAGGAGAGAAACCGTTTAAATGTGGTCACTGTGAAGAGACTTTCAGATATAAAGTAACCCTCAAGTACCACATCAGGGTTCATGTATGA